From the Manihot esculenta cultivar AM560-2 chromosome 3, M.esculenta_v8, whole genome shotgun sequence genome, one window contains:
- the LOC110612049 gene encoding glycerophosphodiester phosphodiesterase GDPDL3, producing MGCRRASPAAMTSPWAFTSLTAVFLLLNSLVTLVSAQGSTSRWQTLSGKPPLVVARGGFSGLFPDSSAFAYQLALQTSVPDVILWCDVQLTKDGVGICAPDLRLENSTDIAQVFKNKDKTYLVNGVPYQGWFTVDFTFNDLVSSVIYTQGVYSRTPRFDGNLFPIQTVENVTALKPPGMWLNVQHDAFFMQHNLSMRSYVLALSRKVVVNYISSPELGFLRSIAARVNPKITKLVFRFLGPDDFEPSTNQTYSSLLKNLTFIKTFASGILIPKGYIWPVDTNLYLLPHTSVVLDAHKAGLEVFASEFYNDVPFSFNYSYNPVTEYLYFINNGDFSVDGVLSDFPITPSAAIDCFSHIGKNASERAKVLVISKNGASGDYPGCTDKAYQKAISDGADFIDCPVQMSKDGVPFCLGSINLIDSTTVVQSNYSNLVETIPELNKGSGIFTFSLTWSQIQGLTSAIANPYTKYVMFRNPKFRNDGKILSLSDFLALAKNTSSLSGVLISIENAPYLIEKQQLPVIDAVLDALSKSGYEKQEVMIQSTNSSVLMKFKDKNNYKLVYKVDENIRDALDATIEDIKKFAHSVVISKSSVFPENSLFLTGVTDVVPKLNSAGLPVYVETFSNEFVSQAWDFFSDANVEVNSFVMGANISGVITDFPLTSARYRKNHCLNLGENTPPYMRPAKPGALLELITPGDLPPAEAPDPVLTESDVAEPPLPPVGARVPPPSPDDGTKGALAPTPPNRQPRIAACLFLTNLAILVTGFMLL from the exons ATGGGTTGCCGGAGAGCTTCACCGGCTGCGATGACTAGTCCATGGGCTTTTACTTCTCTAACGGCTGTATTTCTGCTACTTAACTCATTAGTAACTCTGGTTTCTGCTCAAGGATCTACTAGTCGCTGGCAGACACTTAGCG GAAAGCCACCTTTAGTTGTCGCACGTGGAGGTTTTTCAGGGTTATTTCCAGATTCAAGCGCATTTGCTTATCAGTTGGCATTGCAAACCAGTGTACCCGATGTAATTCTATGGTGTGATGTGCAGTTAACCAAAGATGGAGTGGGGATTTGTGCTCCTGATCTCAGGCTGGAAAATTCTACCGACATTGCACAAGTTTTCAAAAATAAGGACAAGACCTACCTAGTTAATGGTGTCCCTTATCAAGGATGGTTTACCGTGGATTTCACTTTCAATGACTTAGTATCATCTGTCATTT ATACCCAGGGTGTTTATTCTCGAACTCCCAGGTTTGATGGCAATTTGTTTCCAATTCAGACTGTGGAAAATGTGACTGCACTAAAACCACCGGGCATGTGGTTGAATGTTCAG CATGATGCCTTCTTCATGCAACACAATTTGAGCATGAGAAGTTATGTACTTGCATTATCTAGAAAAGTGGTTGTCAATTATATCTCTTCACCAGAGCTGGGTTTCTTGAGAAGTATTGCTGCAAGAGTGAACCCTAAAATAACAAAACTGGTCTTCCGATTCCTGGGACCTGATGATTTTGAGCCTTCAACTAACCAGACTTACAGTTCTCTGTTGAAGAATTTGACATTTATCAAGACATTTGCATCTGGAATTCTTATCCCTAAAGGTTACATATGGCCTGTTGACACAAATCTTTACTTGCTACCTCATACTTCTGTTGTCTTGGATGCACACAAGGCAGGGCTAGAAGTTTTTGCATCGGAATTTTACAATGATGTCCCATTTAGTTTCAACTACAGTTATAATCCAGTAActgaatatttatatttcatCAATAATGGTGACTTCTCTGTTGATGGTGTGCTATCTGACTTCCCAATAACTCCATCAGCAGCAATAG ATTGCTTTTCTCATATAGGCAAAAATGCTTCAGAACGAG CAAAAGTTTTGGTCATCTCAAAGAATGGTGCAAGTGGAGATTACCCCGGCTGTACTGACAAGGCATACCAGAAAGCTATTTCAGATGGTGCAGATTTTATTGATTGTCCTGTTCAAATGTCTAAGGATGGAGTACCATTTTGCTTAGGCTCCATAAATCTTATTGACAGTACAACAGTTGTTCAGTCAAACTATAGCAACCTTGTAGAAACAATTCCAGAGCTCAATAAAGGCAGTGGAATATTTACCTTTAGCTTGACATGGAGTCAGATTCAGGGTTTGACTT CGGCAATAGCTAACCCCTATACTAAATATGTTATGTTCCGGAATCCAAAGTTCAGAAATGATGGGAAGATCTTAAGCTTGTCTGATTTCTTGGCCTTGGCAAAGAACACTAGCTCTCTTTCTGGTGTCTTAATAAGTATTGAG AATGCACCCTATCTGATAGAGAAGCAGCAATTGCCTGTAATTGATGCAGTACTTGATGCTTTGAGCAAATCTGGTTATGAGAAGCAGGAAGTTATGATTCAGTCCACAAATAGTTCTGTTCTGATGAAGTTTAAGGACAAAAATAACTACAAGCTTGTTTACAAGGTAGATGAGAATATTCGAGATGCTCTTGATGCAACCATTGAAGACATCAAGAAATTTGCTCATTCTGTGGTCATTAGCAAGAGTTCTGTCTTTCCTGAGAATTCACTATTCCTCACTGGTGTTACGGATGTTGTGCCAAAGCTAAACTCTGCTGGGCTCCCTGTTTATGTAGAGACCTTCAGCAATGAATTTGTATCTCAAGCATGGGACTTCTTCTCGGATGCAAATGTGGAGGTTAACTCTTTTGTCATGGGTGCCAACATTAGTGGTGTTATCACAGACTTTCCTCTAACATCAGCTAGATACAGAA AGAACCATTGTTTAAATTTAGGCGAGAACACGCCTCCATACATGAGGCCTGCTAAGCCAGGCGCTCTTCTGGAACTAATTACACCAGGCGACTTGCCACCAGCTGAGGCTCCCGACCCAGTGCTAACAGAGAGTGATGTGGCAGAGCCACCTTTGCCCCCGGTTGGTGCCCGAGTTCCACCTCCCAGCCCAGATGATGGAACTAAAGGAGCATTGGCTCCAACACCACCAAATAGACAGCCTAGGATAGCTGCGTGCCTCTTCCTAACAAATCTGGCTATTCTCGTCACTGGTTTCATGTTGCTTTGA